Proteins from one Candidatus Eisenbacteria bacterium genomic window:
- the menD gene encoding 2-succinyl-5-enolpyruvyl-6-hydroxy-3-cyclohexene-1-carboxylic-acid synthase yields the protein MTENLNLLAAGVLIDALVASGVRRMSACPGSRSAPLVIAADRNPAMRVEMHLDERSAAFYALGNAKATGSPAAVLCTSGTAAANFFPALIEASLSAVPLVLLTADRPPELRQSGSPQTIDQVHLYGRHALFFQDLPLPEADLTLLRRIAAIAAHACAVAVGCPKGPVHLNVPFREPLAPVAMEEDGVRSLEEALGKSHAAGRFA from the coding sequence ATGACCGAGAATCTCAACCTGCTCGCGGCGGGGGTGCTGATCGATGCCCTGGTCGCCTCCGGCGTGCGGCGCATGAGCGCCTGCCCCGGCTCGCGCTCGGCTCCTCTCGTCATCGCCGCAGACAGGAATCCCGCCATGCGGGTCGAGATGCACCTCGACGAGAGATCGGCCGCCTTCTATGCCCTGGGGAACGCGAAGGCGACGGGCTCGCCCGCGGCAGTCCTCTGCACCTCGGGGACCGCGGCGGCGAACTTCTTCCCCGCCCTGATCGAGGCTTCGCTCTCCGCGGTTCCCCTCGTGCTGCTGACCGCGGACCGCCCGCCCGAGCTGCGCCAGTCGGGTTCGCCTCAGACGATCGATCAGGTCCATCTCTACGGGCGCCACGCCCTCTTCTTCCAGGACCTGCCTCTTCCCGAGGCCGACCTCACGCTCCTGCGGAGGATCGCGGCGATCGCGGCGCACGCCTGCGCGGTCGCCGTCGGATGCCCCAAGGGTCCCGTGCACCTGAACGTCCCCTTCCGAGAGCCGCTCGCGCCGGTCGCGATGGAAGAGGACGGCGTCCGGTCTCTTGAAGAGGCCCTCGGGAAGAGCCACGCCGCCGGCCGGTTCGCGA
- a CDS encoding isochorismate synthase has product MRRSLATHTLGLSIEELDRIAAGCEGLPIVRWSEPASGGIESWLGIGAADELIAEDAATALALPDLCRGRLASLESPGDLDPPLRYFGGIAFDPTAPPHPAWRSGAPARFVLPEILIRIRRGEDRASVAVTETAGAGILGGAGGSRESIRRLIERWIEKARFSAIDLRPAIDPRPAIDPPAERERWSRAVRSILAEIEEGTLRKVVLSRDLVIVSQREIPFLNLLRAIRAVSSRHTGFLFRFDRDSAFLGATPEGLLRQAGLDFSCDCIAGTAPRSTDPGMDARLAASLLESAKERREQAIVREGILEELRPLADRLEAEEEPRILDLPGLRHLSSLVTGRMREGVSLGRLIGALHPTPAVCGLPRERSRRMIRDLEGRPRGWYAGPIGWIDLRESRFAVGIRSAMLSGSKLTLIAGAGIVEGSDPDSEWEEARMKAASLLRLFTEAQP; this is encoded by the coding sequence ATGCGCCGGTCGCTCGCGACGCACACGCTCGGCCTTTCAATTGAGGAGCTGGACCGCATCGCCGCGGGGTGCGAGGGGCTTCCGATCGTCCGGTGGTCGGAGCCGGCGAGCGGGGGGATCGAGTCGTGGCTCGGCATCGGCGCAGCCGATGAGCTCATCGCCGAGGACGCCGCGACGGCCCTCGCGCTACCCGACCTTTGCCGGGGACGCCTCGCCTCGTTGGAGTCGCCCGGGGATCTGGATCCTCCTCTGCGCTACTTCGGCGGGATCGCCTTCGATCCCACGGCCCCGCCCCATCCGGCGTGGCGGTCGGGCGCGCCCGCGCGGTTCGTGCTCCCCGAGATTCTCATCCGGATTCGGCGCGGCGAGGACCGGGCCTCGGTCGCCGTGACGGAAACCGCCGGGGCGGGGATCCTCGGAGGAGCCGGAGGCTCGCGAGAATCGATCCGCCGGCTCATCGAGCGGTGGATCGAGAAGGCCCGCTTCTCCGCCATCGATCTGCGGCCGGCCATCGATCCGCGGCCGGCCATCGATCCGCCCGCGGAGCGGGAGAGATGGAGTCGCGCAGTCCGGAGCATCCTCGCGGAGATCGAGGAAGGCACCCTGCGGAAGGTGGTCCTGTCGCGCGATCTCGTCATCGTGTCGCAGCGCGAGATCCCCTTCCTGAACCTGCTGCGGGCGATTCGCGCCGTCTCGAGCCGTCATACGGGTTTCCTCTTCCGGTTCGATCGTGATTCGGCCTTCCTCGGGGCGACGCCGGAGGGCCTGCTGAGGCAGGCCGGTCTCGACTTCTCGTGCGACTGCATCGCGGGCACGGCGCCGCGATCGACCGACCCGGGGATGGACGCCCGGCTCGCCGCGTCCCTGCTCGAGAGCGCGAAGGAGAGGCGGGAGCAGGCGATCGTGCGCGAAGGGATCCTCGAGGAGCTGCGTCCCCTCGCGGACCGCTTGGAGGCCGAGGAGGAACCGCGGATCCTGGATCTTCCGGGCCTTCGCCATCTGTCGTCACTCGTCACGGGGCGCATGAGGGAAGGAGTCTCGCTGGGGAGGCTGATCGGCGCCCTCCACCCGACGCCCGCGGTCTGCGGCCTTCCTCGGGAGAGATCGCGTCGCATGATTCGGGACTTGGAGGGAAGGCCTCGGGGCTGGTACGCAGGTCCGATCGGATGGATCGATCTCCGGGAGAGCCGCTTCGCTGTCGGAATTCGCTCTGCCATGCTGAGCGGCTCGAAGCTTACACTGATCGCCGGCGCGGGGATCGTCGAAGGCTCGGATCCCGACAGCGAATGGGAGGAGGCGCGGATGAAAGCCGCTTCCCTTCTCCGTCTCTTCACGGAGGCGCAGCCATGA